From the genome of Cytophagales bacterium WSM2-2:
TGACCACTGACGAAATCCATTCCCAAATCAGTGACCATCTTACCAACCTCACTTACCGGTAATCCAAATAGTTTACCCCCCGAATAGCCGTAACTTTCCAGCTCTGCATAACCGAATGAGGCAACCTGCTTCAACGTGCCGGGCACATCTTTCAATATCACATCACGAAGTGAATACAGTTGCAGCCCAATCTTCTTTTTGGCTGGAAATGAGAATGCGGGTAAAGCCAACGCTGACATTGCCAGCGCTGAAGTCTGGATAAATTCTCTTCTTTTCATTTTCAAAAGTTTAAAGGCCTGAGTTGAGTATTACAAATTTTCGCTTCATGGTTTGTATGTTTGCTCAGGCGTATCAAGTTTGAAAATAGAAAATTCCGCGCGCTGAAAAAAAGTAATTATTCCAATGGTCATAGGTTTGATTTCAGATACTCACAGTCTCCTTGACCTCAAGGTCTTTGAACATTTCAGGGACGTTGATGAAATATGGCATGCGGGGGATATTGGGGATCCTGAAGTGGCCAACCAATTGGAAAAACTCAAACCGTTTCGGGCGGTCTTCGGAAATATCGATGATAAAAATATTCAATCACGTTTCCCGGAAGATTTATGGTTTGATTGTGAAGGGCTGAAAATCTGGATGACACATATTGGCGGAGCGCCTCCAAACTACAATCCAAGGATCAAGAAAATTTTGAAAGAAAGAGTTCCGGATATTTTCATCTGCGGGCATTCCCACATCTTAAGAATCAAAAAAGATCCGAAATTCAATAACATGCTATATCTCAACCCGGGAGCGGCAGGGAATCATGGGTTTCATCAGATCAAAACGCTGGTGAGATTTGAAATCTTGAACAAAGAAATCAAGAAGATGGAGGTAATCGAACTGGGGAAACGCGGAGCGATTAGCCAAGCGTAACCCGCTGTAATATCCGTGAAGGACAAAAAAATAGCCAACGGGAATCCCATTGGCTAACCTTGCCCGGTAAAGGGCTATAAGAAAATTACCTTTTCGCTTT
Proteins encoded in this window:
- a CDS encoding phosphoesterase, with protein sequence MVIGLISDTHSLLDLKVFEHFRDVDEIWHAGDIGDPEVANQLEKLKPFRAVFGNIDDKNIQSRFPEDLWFDCEGLKIWMTHIGGAPPNYNPRIKKILKERVPDIFICGHSHILRIKKDPKFNNMLYLNPGAAGNHGFHQIKTLVRFEILNKEIKKMEVIELGKRGAISQA